In one window of Brassica rapa cultivar Chiifu-401-42 chromosome A07, CAAS_Brap_v3.01, whole genome shotgun sequence DNA:
- the LOC103831603 gene encoding plasmodesmata-located protein 5 isoform X2, translated as MSLFKSKMFKTTTTLLCFFLTSVILMVPTSSAATDNPTYSASTDTFIYANCSPAKFSPGSAYETNLKSLLSSLVTSTVLNRYNNLTVPFGSGVKPGPDVTVYGLFQCSVDLDPTSCSSCVSRAIALVGNTCPNSYSVFLQMQNCLVRYDKSSFFGVQDKTVMLKKCGQPMGFYDQDALTRVSDVIGSLGSGSEPDRTRMNGDVLGMAQCTEDLSPAQCQDCLTDAIGQLRSDCLMAQGGYVYLSKCYARFSFGGSHARGEKYDKDDDDNNIGKTLVIIIGIITLVILLVLLLAFLGKKLRKLQDDKCCR; from the exons ATGTcacttttcaaatcaaaaaTGTTCAAAACAACGACGACCCTTCTCTGTTTCTTTCTCACCTCCGTCATCCTTATGGTCCCAACTTCCTCCGCCGCCACAGACAACCCAACTTACTCCGCCTCCACAGACACGTTCATTTATGCAAATTGTTCGCCGGCCAAATTCTCTCCTGGCTCCGCATACGAGACCAACCTCAAGTCCCTTCTGTCTTCCCTCGTCACCTCCACCGTCCTCAACCGCTACAACAACCTCACTGTTCCCTTCGGTAGTGGAGTAAAACCTGGACCGGACGTTACTGTATATGGTCTCTTCCAGTGCAGCGTTGACCTAGACCCAACTTCTTGCTCATCGTGCGTATCACGCGCCATCGCGCTGGTCGGAAACACGTGTCCCAACTCGTACTCCGTGTTCTTGCAGATGCAAAATTGTCTGGTCCGGTACGACAAGAGCTCCTTCTTTGGCGTTCAGGACAAAACCGTGATGCTTAAGAAGTGTGGACAGCCGATGGGATTTTACGACCAGGATGCGTTGACTAGAGTCAGTGACGTCATCGGTTCTTTAGGTTCTGGGAGTGAACCGGATAGGACAAGAATGAACGGGGATGTTCTGGGTATGGCTCAGTGCACAGAGGATCTAAGTCCAGCACAGTGTCAGGATTGCTTGACCGATGCAATCGGACAGCTCAGATCTGATTGCTTAATGGCCCAGGGAGGGTACGTCTACTTGTCCAAGTGCTACGCGCGTTTCAGCTTCGGTGGTAGTCATGCAC GAGGAGAGAAATATGATAAGGATGATGACGACAATAATATCGGGAAAACATTGGTGATAATAATAGGAATCATCACGTTAGTCATCTTACTCGTTTTGTTACTCGCTTTTCTTGGAAAGAAACTCAGAAAATTACAAG ATGATAAATGTTGTAGATGA
- the LOC103831601 gene encoding zinc finger protein VAR3, chloroplastic, with translation MMRFFKTRHYHGGYIRRTILSPKPLNAVSQHIHDLAQTQSPEIPRSRLVDDPSSHPWPEWLDLMGMLVKKGYFGESVTSPKESNHIRTACLDFARHRFTLVRYLSKKDMKVIAGCGCPSIDRKVVNSGKRLRAYVGIDEVNVCGSCNLRGKCERAYAQARDEEGARTIDVMRILLTYGLDSISPAVVNRACQTKFVEDSVRKLLRESVEYSLQDVECSETVASRDELHPNSLENDERDPRKRPGDWHCTECKFLNFAKNIRCFRCDVFSEERLKQLKQEQKDHLPLKKGDWICQTCNFLNFAKNTGCLRCKDKPSMRQINPGEWECESCYYINFRRNSVCLKCDHKRQKAPVVTPDSKSVGDHHSRVSKTWSFVKEEEEEEEEEGEEDGVMGFPVEGGRSSVSRSVEKREKWKLEMTQRMRSNGHEKKKDDDEERESRRCYDRRRIELLGNCSDDGEMDDWFSPT, from the exons ATGATGAGATTCTTCAAGACCCGCCACTACCATGGCGGCTACATCCGTCGAACCATTCTCTCCCCAAAACCACTCAACGCCGTGTCACAACATATCCACGATCTAGCTCAAACCCAAAGCCCCGAGATCCCCAGATCACGTTTGGTTGATGATCCAAGCTCTCACCCATGGCCCGAGTGGCTAGATTTGATGGGGATGCTGGTGAAGAAAGGTTACTTCGGAGAAAGCGTGACGAGTCCCAAGGAATCGAATCATATTCGCACTGCTTGTCTCGATTTCGCCCGCCATCGATTCACTCTCGTGAG ATACTTGTCGAAGAAAGATATGAAAGTGATTGCTGGGTGTGGATGTCCAAGCATTGACAGGAAGGTTGTGAACTCAGGAAAGCGTCTAAGAGCTTATGTGGGCATTGATGAAGTAAAT GTGTGTGGCTCTTGCAACTTGAGAGGGAAATGTGAAAGGGCGTATGCGCAAGCACGAGATGAGGAAGGTGCTAGAACTATAGATGTCATGCGTATACTGCTGACTTATGGGCTTGATTCCATTTCTCCTGCTGTGGTGAACCGTGCTTGTCAAACCAAGTTTGTTGAAGATTCTGTGAGGAAGTTGCTGAGAGAAAGCGTGGAGTATAGCTTACAGGACGTTGAGTGTTCTGAGACTGTGGCATCTCGAGATGAGCTCCACCCAAATTCACTGGAGAATGATGAGAGAGACCCGCGGAAAAGGCCAGGGGATTGGCACTGTACAGA ATGCAAGTTCCTAAACTTTGCGAAAAACATAAGATGCTTTCGGTGTGATGTATTTTCCGAGGAGCGGCTGAAGCAGTTGAAGCAAGAACAGAAAGATCATCTCCCACTGAAGAAAGGAGATTGGATATGCCAAAC ATGCAATTTCCTGAATTTTGCGAAGAACACGGGATGCTTAAGGTGCAAAGACAAGCCTTCAATGCGTCAAATCAATCCGGGAGAGTGGGAATGCGAGTC GTGCTATTACATCAATTTTAGAAGAAACTCTGTTTGTTTGAAGTGTGATCACAAGAGACAAAAGGCTCCAGTGGTCACACCGGATTCAAAGAGTGTTGGTGATCATCACAGCAGAGTTTCAAAGACGTGGAGTTTTgtaaaagaagaagaggaggaggaagaagaagaaggagaagaagatggtgTGATGGGATTTCCAGTAGAAGGAGGGAGAAGTAGTGTTTCAAGGAGTGtggaaaagagagagaaatggAAGTTGGAGATGACACAGAGGATGAGAAGTAATGGgcatgaaaagaaaaaagatgatGACGAAGAGAGAGAGTCAAGAAGGTGTTATGATCGGAGAAGGATTGAGCTTCTAGGTAATTGTAGTGATGATGGAGAGATGGATGATTGGTTTTCTCCAACTTAA
- the LOC103831602 gene encoding probable peroxygenase 4 — protein MASSESTEVKFVPEEDNFLQRHVAFFDRNKDGIVYPSETYQGFRAIGCGYLLSAFASLFINMGLSSKTRPGKGFSLSFPIEVKNIHLAKHGSDSGVYDKDGRFVESKFEEIFAKHSHTHPNALTGKELQELLDSNKEANDRKGAIAAYTEWKILHYLCKDKNGLLHKDTVRAVYDGSLFEKLEKQTASKKHP, from the exons ATGGCTTCTTCTGAATCCACTG aaGTGAAATTTGTGCCAGAAGAAGATAATTTCTTGCAGAGACATGTCGCCTTCTTCGACAGGAACAAAGATGGCATCGTTTATCCCTCGGAGACTTATCAAG GGTTTAGAGCAATAGGATGTGGATATCTCTTGTCGGCATTCGCTTCTTTGTTCATTAACATGGGTCTTAGCAGCAAAACTCGTCCG GGAAAAGGTTTCTCACTCTCTTTTCCTATAGAAGTTAAGAATATCCACCTTGCCAAACATGGTAGCGATTCAGGCGTTTACGACAAGGATGGAAG GTTTGTGGAATCGAAGTTCGAGGAGATATTCGCGAAGCATTCACATACACATCCCAATGCTTTGACGGGCAAAGAACTCCAAGAACTCCTCGACTCAAACAAAGAAGCTAATGATCGTAAAGGAGC GATTGCTGCTTATACGGAGTGGAAAATCTTGCATTATCTATGCAAAGACAAGAACGGTTTGTTGCACAAAGATACAGTGAGAGCTGTCTACGATGGTTCTCTTTTCGAGAAACTCGAGAAACAAACAGCTTCTAAGAAACATCCATGA
- the LOC103831603 gene encoding plasmodesmata-located protein 5 isoform X1: MSLFKSKMFKTTTTLLCFFLTSVILMVPTSSAATDNPTYSASTDTFIYANCSPAKFSPGSAYETNLKSLLSSLVTSTVLNRYNNLTVPFGSGVKPGPDVTVYGLFQCSVDLDPTSCSSCVSRAIALVGNTCPNSYSVFLQMQNCLVRYDKSSFFGVQDKTVMLKKCGQPMGFYDQDALTRVSDVIGSLGSGSEPDRTRMNGDVLGMAQCTEDLSPAQCQDCLTDAIGQLRSDCLMAQGGYVYLSKCYARFSFGGSHARQTPNSNFGGEKYDKDDDDNNIGKTLVIIIGIITLVILLVLLLAFLGKKLRKLQDDKCCR, from the exons ATGTcacttttcaaatcaaaaaTGTTCAAAACAACGACGACCCTTCTCTGTTTCTTTCTCACCTCCGTCATCCTTATGGTCCCAACTTCCTCCGCCGCCACAGACAACCCAACTTACTCCGCCTCCACAGACACGTTCATTTATGCAAATTGTTCGCCGGCCAAATTCTCTCCTGGCTCCGCATACGAGACCAACCTCAAGTCCCTTCTGTCTTCCCTCGTCACCTCCACCGTCCTCAACCGCTACAACAACCTCACTGTTCCCTTCGGTAGTGGAGTAAAACCTGGACCGGACGTTACTGTATATGGTCTCTTCCAGTGCAGCGTTGACCTAGACCCAACTTCTTGCTCATCGTGCGTATCACGCGCCATCGCGCTGGTCGGAAACACGTGTCCCAACTCGTACTCCGTGTTCTTGCAGATGCAAAATTGTCTGGTCCGGTACGACAAGAGCTCCTTCTTTGGCGTTCAGGACAAAACCGTGATGCTTAAGAAGTGTGGACAGCCGATGGGATTTTACGACCAGGATGCGTTGACTAGAGTCAGTGACGTCATCGGTTCTTTAGGTTCTGGGAGTGAACCGGATAGGACAAGAATGAACGGGGATGTTCTGGGTATGGCTCAGTGCACAGAGGATCTAAGTCCAGCACAGTGTCAGGATTGCTTGACCGATGCAATCGGACAGCTCAGATCTGATTGCTTAATGGCCCAGGGAGGGTACGTCTACTTGTCCAAGTGCTACGCGCGTTTCAGCTTCGGTGGTAGTCATGCACGTCAGACCCCAAACTCTAACTTTG GAGGAGAGAAATATGATAAGGATGATGACGACAATAATATCGGGAAAACATTGGTGATAATAATAGGAATCATCACGTTAGTCATCTTACTCGTTTTGTTACTCGCTTTTCTTGGAAAGAAACTCAGAAAATTACAAG ATGATAAATGTTGTAGATGA